From Perognathus longimembris pacificus isolate PPM17 chromosome 4, ASM2315922v1, whole genome shotgun sequence, one genomic window encodes:
- the Dlx2 gene encoding homeobox protein DLX-2 produces MTGVFDSLVADMHSTQITASSTYHQHQQPPSGGGAGPGGSSGGGGSSLHKPQESPTLPVSTATDSSYYTNQQHPAGGGGGGSPYAHMGSYQYHTSGLNNVPYSAKSGYDLGYTAAYTSYAPYGTSSSPANNEPEKEDLEPEIRIVNGKPKKVRKPRTIYSSFQLAALQRRFQKTQYLALPERAELAASLGLTQTQVKIWFQNRRSKFKKMWKSGEIPSEQHPGASASPPCASPPVSAPASWDFGAPPRMGGGGGPGSGGSGAGSSGSSPSSAASAFLGNYPWYHQASGSTPHLQATAPLLHPTQTPQPHHHHHHHHGGGGVPVSAGTIF; encoded by the exons ATGACTGGAGTCTTTGACAGTCTGGTGGCTGATATGCACTCGACCCAGATCACGGCCTCCAGCACATACCACCAGCACCAGCAGCCCCCGAGCGGTGGCGGCGCCGGCcccggcggcagcagcggcggcggcggcagcagcctcCACAAGCCCCAGGAGTCGCCGACCCTGCCGGTGTCCACAGCTACCGACAGCAGCTACTACACCAACCAGCAACACCccgcgggaggcggcggcgggggctcgCCCTACGCGCACATGGGTTCCTACCAGTACCACACCAGCGGCCTCAACAACGTCCCGTACTCCGCCAAGAGCGGCTACGACCTGGGCTACACCGCCGCCTACACCTCCTACGCTCCCTACGGGACCAGTTCATCCCCCGCCAACAACGAGCCGG AGAAGGAAGACCTCGAGCCCGAAATCCGAATAGTGAACGGGAAGCCAAAGAAAGTCCGAAAACCCCGCACCATCTACTCCAGTTTCCAGCTGGCCGCTCTGCAGCGGCGTTTCCAAAAGACTCAGTACCTGGCACTGCCCGAGCGAGCCGAGCTGGCGGCGTCTCTCGGCCTCACCCAGACTCAG GTCAAAATCTGGTTCCAGAATCGTCGATCCAAGTTCAAGAAGATGTGGAAAAGCGGCGAGATCCCCTCGGAGCAGCACCCTGGGGCCAGCGCTTCGCCACCCTGTGCCTCCCCGCCGGTCTCGGCGCCAGCCTCCTGGGACTTCGGCGCGCCGCCGCGGatggggggcggcggcggcccgggcaGCGGTGGCAGCGGCGCGGGGAGCTCGGGCTCCAGCCCCAGCAGCGCGGCCTCTGCTTTTCTGGGCAACTACCCGTGGTATCACCAGGCTTCGGGCTCCACCCCACACCTGCAGGCGACGGCGCCACTGCTGCACCCCACGCAAACCCCGCAGccgcaccatcaccaccaccaccatcacggCGGCGGGGGCGTCCCGGTGAGCGCGGGGACGATTTTCTAA